A window from Pseudomonas sp. Tri1 encodes these proteins:
- the iscR gene encoding Fe-S cluster assembly transcriptional regulator IscR, protein MRLTTKGRYAVTAMLDLALHAQHGPVSLADISERQGISLSYLEQLFAKLRRSNLVSSVRGPGGGYQLSRDMQGIQVAQVIDAVNESVDATKCQGLGDCHGGDTCLTHHLWCDLSLQIHEFLSGISLADLVTRREVQEVAQRQDQRRCNSKAPHLDKIEASAVE, encoded by the coding sequence ATGCGACTGACTACAAAAGGCCGATACGCCGTGACCGCGATGCTGGATCTGGCATTGCACGCGCAGCACGGGCCGGTGTCCCTGGCCGATATCTCCGAGCGCCAGGGCATTTCCCTGTCTTACCTTGAGCAGCTGTTCGCCAAGCTGCGCCGTAGCAACCTGGTTTCCAGTGTTCGCGGCCCGGGCGGTGGCTACCAGCTGTCGCGCGACATGCAGGGCATCCAGGTTGCCCAGGTGATCGATGCGGTGAACGAATCGGTCGATGCGACCAAATGCCAGGGCCTTGGCGACTGCCATGGCGGCGATACTTGCCTGACCCACCACTTGTGGTGCGACCTCAGCCTGCAGATCCACGAATTTCTGAGCGGTATCAGCTTGGCTGACCTTGTAACTCGCCGTGAGGTGCAAGAAGTAGCCCAGCGTCAGGACCAGCGTCGTTGCAATAGCAAGGCGCCGCACCTGGACAAGATTGAAGCGTCCGCCGTCGAATGA
- a CDS encoding IscS subfamily cysteine desulfurase, which yields MKLPIYLDYSATTPVDPRVAQKMSECLLVDGNFGNPASRSHVFGWKAEESVENARRQVADLVNADPREIVWTSGATESDNLAIKGVAHFYHTKGKHLITSKIEHKAVLDTMRQLEREGFEVTYIEPGEDGIITPAMVEAALRDDTILVSIMHVNNEIGTINDIAAIGELTRSKGVLFHVDAAQSTGKVAIDLSQLKVDLMSFSAHKTYGPKGIGALYVSRKPRVRLEATMHGGGHERGMRSGTLATHQIVGMGEAFRVAKEDMAAENVRIKALSDRFFKQVEHLEELYVNGSMIARVPHNLNLSFNYVEGESLIMALKDLAVSSGSACTSASLEPSYVLRALGRNDELAHSSIRFTFGRFTTEEEIDYAAQKVCEAVTKLRALSPLWDMYKDGVDISKIEWAAH from the coding sequence ATGAAATTGCCGATTTACCTTGATTACTCTGCGACCACCCCGGTTGATCCGCGTGTCGCGCAAAAAATGAGTGAATGCCTGCTGGTCGACGGAAACTTCGGTAACCCGGCGTCCCGCTCCCACGTGTTTGGCTGGAAAGCCGAAGAGTCGGTCGAAAACGCCCGTCGCCAGGTCGCTGACCTGGTCAATGCCGACCCGCGTGAAATCGTCTGGACCTCCGGTGCCACCGAGTCCGACAACCTGGCAATCAAGGGTGTCGCGCACTTCTATCACACCAAGGGCAAGCACCTGATCACCTCCAAGATCGAGCACAAGGCTGTCCTGGACACCATGCGCCAACTGGAGCGTGAAGGTTTCGAAGTCACCTACATCGAACCGGGTGAAGACGGCATCATCACCCCGGCCATGGTGGAAGCCGCGCTGCGCGACGACACCATCCTGGTTTCGATCATGCACGTGAACAACGAAATCGGCACCATCAACGACATCGCGGCCATCGGCGAACTGACGCGCTCCAAGGGCGTTCTGTTCCATGTCGACGCGGCGCAGTCCACCGGCAAGGTCGCGATCGACCTGTCGCAGTTGAAAGTCGACCTGATGTCGTTCTCTGCCCACAAAACCTACGGCCCTAAAGGCATCGGCGCGCTGTACGTGAGCCGCAAGCCGCGTGTTCGCCTCGAAGCGACCATGCACGGTGGCGGTCACGAGCGTGGCATGCGTTCCGGCACCCTGGCGACCCACCAGATCGTCGGCATGGGTGAAGCCTTCCGCGTGGCCAAGGAAGACATGGCTGCCGAGAACGTGCGCATCAAGGCCCTGAGCGACCGCTTCTTCAAGCAGGTCGAGCACCTGGAAGAGCTTTACGTCAACGGCAGCATGATCGCCCGCGTTCCGCACAACCTGAACCTGAGCTTCAACTATGTTGAAGGTGAGTCGCTGATCATGGCGCTCAAGGATCTGGCCGTGTCGTCCGGTTCGGCGTGCACCTCGGCATCGCTGGAGCCTTCGTACGTGCTGCGCGCCCTGGGCCGCAACGACGAACTGGCTCACAGCTCGATCCGCTTCACCTTCGGGCGCTTCACCACCGAAGAAGAAATCGATTACGCCGCGCAGAAAGTCTGCGAGGCCGTTACCAAGCTGCGCGCTCTGTCGCCGCTGTGGGACATGTACAAAGACGGCGTCGACATTTCGAAAATCGAGTGGGCGGCGCACTGA
- the iscU gene encoding Fe-S cluster assembly scaffold IscU, giving the protein MAYSEKVIDHYENPRNVGKMDAQDPDVGTGMVGAPACGDVMRLQIKVNEQGIIEDAKFKTYGCGSAIASSSLATEWMKGKTLDEAETIKNTQLAEELALPPVKIHCSVLAEDAIKAAVRDYKQKKGLI; this is encoded by the coding sequence ATGGCATATAGCGAAAAGGTCATCGACCACTACGAGAACCCGCGCAACGTCGGCAAGATGGACGCGCAGGATCCTGATGTCGGCACCGGCATGGTCGGCGCCCCGGCGTGCGGCGACGTAATGCGCCTGCAGATCAAGGTCAACGAGCAAGGCATCATCGAAGATGCCAAGTTCAAGACCTATGGCTGCGGTTCCGCCATCGCGTCCAGCTCCCTGGCCACCGAGTGGATGAAGGGCAAGACCCTTGATGAAGCCGAAACCATCAAGAACACCCAGCTGGCTGAAGAACTGGCCTTGCCGCCCGTGAAGATCCACTGCTCGGTACTCGCCGAAGACGCCATCAAGGCCGCTGTTCGCGATTACAAGCAGAAAAAAGGCTTGATCTGA
- the iscA gene encoding iron-sulfur cluster assembly protein IscA translates to MAIQMTEAAAKHVQRSLAGRGKGEGIRLGVRTTGCSGLAYVLEFVDEVGEDDQVFESHGQKVIIDPKSLTYLDGTELDFVKEGLNEGFKFNNPNVRGECGCGESFNI, encoded by the coding sequence ATGGCTATCCAGATGACAGAAGCGGCAGCTAAGCATGTCCAGCGCTCCCTCGCGGGGCGCGGCAAGGGCGAGGGTATCCGCCTGGGTGTTCGCACCACGGGCTGCTCTGGCCTTGCCTACGTGCTGGAATTCGTCGACGAAGTAGGCGAAGACGATCAGGTGTTCGAAAGTCATGGTCAGAAAGTGATCATCGACCCGAAAAGCCTGACGTACCTGGACGGCACTGAACTGGATTTCGTCAAGGAAGGGTTGAACGAAGGCTTCAAGTTCAACAACCCTAACGTGCGCGGTGAATGTGGCTGCGGCGAAAGCTTCAACATCTGA
- the hscB gene encoding co-chaperone HscB — protein MGTPCHFALFQMQPAFQLDLDQLSARYLELARGVHPDRFADASEAEQRRALEQSANLNEAYQTLKSPAKRARYLLAISGHELPLEVTVHDPEFLLQQMQWREELEDLQDSADLAGVAVFKRRLKDAQHTLNESFAACWNDAAQREQAERLMRRMQFLDKLTYEVRQLEERLDD, from the coding sequence GTGGGTACTCCTTGTCATTTTGCGTTGTTCCAGATGCAGCCTGCGTTCCAGCTGGATCTTGACCAGTTGTCCGCGCGTTATCTGGAATTGGCCCGTGGTGTCCACCCGGACCGTTTTGCTGACGCCTCCGAAGCCGAGCAGCGGCGGGCGCTCGAGCAGTCTGCGAACCTCAACGAGGCGTACCAGACGCTCAAGAGTCCTGCCAAGCGCGCGCGTTACCTGCTCGCTATCAGCGGTCATGAGCTGCCCCTGGAAGTCACCGTCCACGATCCCGAGTTTCTTTTGCAGCAGATGCAATGGCGCGAAGAGCTCGAAGACCTGCAGGACAGCGCCGACCTGGCCGGTGTCGCGGTATTCAAGCGCCGCTTGAAAGATGCCCAGCACACATTGAACGAAAGCTTCGCAGCCTGCTGGAACGATGCCGCGCAACGTGAACAGGCCGAACGCCTGATGCGGCGCATGCAGTTCCTCGACAAGCTCACCTACGAAGTGCGCCAGCTCGAAGAGCGCCTCGACGATTAA
- the hscA gene encoding Fe-S protein assembly chaperone HscA codes for MALLQIAEPGQSPQPHQRRLAVGIDLGTTNSLVAALRSGLSEPLADEQGQVILPSAVRYHADRVEVGESAKLAAATDPLNTIVSVKRLMGRGLSDVKQLGDQLPYRFVGGESHMPFIETVQGPKSPVEVSADILKVLRQRAEAALGGELVGAVITVPAYFDDAQRQATKDAAKLAGLNVLRLLNEPTAAAVAYGLDQHAEGLVAIYDLGGGTFDISILRLTGGVFEVLATGGDSALGGDDFDHAIAGWIIEQAGLSADLDPGAQRHLLQTACAAKEALTDAATVEVAYGDWKASLSREAFDALIEPMVARSLKACRRAVRDSGVEFEDVKAVVMVGGSTRVPRVREAVAEAFGRQPLTEIDPDQVVAIGAAIQADTLAGNKRDGGELLLLDVIPLSLGLETMGGLMEKVIPRNTTIPVARAQDFTTYKDGQSAMMVHVLQGERELISDCRSLARFELRGIPPMVAGAAKIRVTFQVDADGLLNVSARELGSGVEASIQVKPSYGLTDGEIAKMLKDSFQHASDDKVARVLREQQVDAQRLIEAVQGALEADGERLLDAEERMVIELQMQELSELIKGTDGYAIELQTKRLSQVTDAFAARRLDSTVKAALAGRNLNEIEE; via the coding sequence ATGGCCCTACTGCAGATCGCCGAACCCGGCCAAAGTCCACAACCGCACCAGCGTCGCCTGGCTGTGGGAATCGACTTGGGTACTACCAATTCCCTGGTCGCTGCCTTGCGCAGCGGTCTTTCCGAACCGCTGGCCGACGAGCAGGGGCAGGTGATCCTGCCGTCCGCCGTGCGCTATCACGCCGATCGCGTTGAAGTGGGCGAGTCAGCCAAGCTGGCCGCCGCGACCGATCCGCTGAACACCATTGTCTCGGTCAAGCGCTTGATGGGTCGTGGTCTGTCCGACGTCAAGCAATTGGGCGATCAACTGCCGTACCGCTTTGTTGGCGGCGAATCGCACATGCCGTTCATCGAAACCGTGCAGGGCCCGAAAAGCCCGGTGGAAGTCTCGGCCGATATCCTCAAGGTGCTGCGCCAGCGCGCTGAAGCGGCACTGGGTGGGGAATTGGTTGGTGCGGTCATCACCGTCCCGGCCTATTTCGACGACGCCCAGCGCCAAGCCACCAAGGACGCGGCCAAGCTGGCCGGCCTGAACGTGCTGCGCCTGCTCAACGAGCCGACCGCCGCTGCCGTGGCGTACGGCCTGGACCAGCACGCCGAAGGCCTGGTAGCGATCTACGACCTGGGCGGCGGCACCTTCGATATTTCGATTCTGCGCCTGACCGGCGGCGTCTTTGAAGTCCTGGCCACCGGTGGCGACAGCGCCCTGGGCGGCGATGACTTCGACCACGCCATTGCCGGCTGGATCATCGAGCAAGCGGGCCTGTCCGCCGATCTCGATCCGGGTGCCCAGCGCCATCTGCTGCAAACCGCCTGCGCCGCCAAGGAAGCCTTGACCGACGCTGCCACCGTTGAAGTCGCTTATGGTGACTGGAAAGCTTCCCTGAGCCGCGAAGCGTTCGATGCGTTGATCGAACCCATGGTCGCCCGCAGCCTCAAGGCCTGCCGCCGTGCCGTGCGTGATTCCGGCGTGGAGTTCGAAGACGTCAAGGCCGTGGTCATGGTCGGTGGTTCGACCCGCGTGCCTCGGGTTCGCGAAGCCGTTGCCGAGGCCTTTGGCCGCCAGCCGCTGACCGAAATCGACCCGGACCAGGTGGTCGCCATCGGCGCCGCGATCCAGGCCGATACCCTGGCTGGCAACAAGCGAGACGGTGGCGAGCTGCTGTTGCTCGACGTGATTCCGCTGTCTCTGGGCCTGGAAACCATGGGCGGTCTGATGGAGAAGGTGATTCCGCGCAACACCACTATTCCCGTTGCCCGCGCCCAGGACTTCACCACCTATAAAGACGGTCAGTCGGCGATGATGGTCCACGTGCTGCAAGGCGAGCGTGAACTGATCAGCGACTGCCGCTCCCTGGCTCGTTTCGAATTGCGCGGCATCCCGCCGATGGTGGCCGGTGCGGCGAAGATTCGCGTGACCTTCCAGGTCGATGCCGATGGCTTGCTCAATGTCTCCGCTCGCGAACTGGGTTCGGGCGTCGAGGCGAGCATCCAGGTCAAGCCGTCCTACGGCCTGACCGACGGCGAAATCGCCAAGATGCTCAAGGATTCGTTCCAGCATGCCAGCGACGACAAGGTGGCTCGCGTGCTGCGCGAGCAGCAGGTCGACGCCCAACGCCTGATCGAAGCCGTGCAAGGTGCCCTTGAAGCCGATGGCGAGCGCTTGCTCGACGCCGAAGAGCGCATGGTCATCGAGCTGCAAATGCAGGAACTGTCCGAATTGATCAAAGGTACCGATGGTTATGCCATCGAGTTGCAGACCAAGCGTCTGTCGCAAGTCACCGATGCCTTTGCTGCCCGCCGCCTGGACTCGACGGTCAAAGCCGCCCTGGCGGGGCGCAACCTGAATGAAATCGAGGAATAA
- the fdx gene encoding ISC system 2Fe-2S type ferredoxin — protein sequence MPQIIFLPHAEHCPDGMVVEAETGKSILEVAHDNHIEIESACGGVCACTTCHCIIREGFDSLNEADELEEDYLDRAWGLEPTSRLTCQAKVGTEDLVVEIPKYSLNHAAEAPH from the coding sequence ATGCCGCAGATCATTTTTCTGCCACACGCCGAGCATTGCCCGGACGGTATGGTGGTAGAGGCCGAAACCGGCAAATCCATTCTTGAAGTGGCCCACGATAACCACATCGAGATCGAGAGCGCCTGCGGCGGCGTCTGTGCCTGTACCACGTGCCATTGCATCATTCGCGAAGGTTTCGACTCGCTGAATGAGGCCGATGAGCTGGAAGAGGACTATCTTGATCGGGCCTGGGGTCTGGAACCGACGTCGCGCCTGACGTGCCAGGCCAAGGTCGGCACCGAGGACCTGGTGGTCGAAATTCCGAAATATTCGCTTAACCATGCGGCCGAAGCGCCGCACTGA
- the iscX gene encoding Fe-S cluster assembly protein IscX, which produces MSYGWNDVQRIAEELAEAKPDVNPMAVNFVELQHWIMELPDFDNTSGRCGEKVLEAVQQLWIEEID; this is translated from the coding sequence ATGAGCTATGGTTGGAATGATGTACAACGCATCGCAGAAGAATTGGCCGAAGCCAAGCCGGACGTGAACCCGATGGCTGTCAATTTCGTCGAGTTGCAGCACTGGATCATGGAGCTTCCCGATTTCGACAACACCTCTGGCCGTTGTGGCGAGAAGGTCTTGGAGGCCGTCCAACAGCTCTGGATCGAAGAAATCGACTGA
- the ndk gene encoding nucleoside-diphosphate kinase, protein MAVQRTFSIIKPDAVAKNVIGKIVTRFEDAGLRVVASKMKQLSKAEAEGFYAEHSERGFFGELVAFMTSGPVVVQVLEGENAIARNRELMGATNPKEAAAGTIRADFAESIDANAVHGSDSEAAAAREIAYFFSATEVTTR, encoded by the coding sequence ATGGCTGTTCAACGTACTTTCTCCATCATCAAGCCTGACGCCGTTGCTAAAAACGTGATCGGCAAGATCGTTACCCGTTTCGAAGACGCTGGCCTGCGCGTTGTAGCTTCGAAAATGAAGCAACTGTCCAAAGCCGAAGCCGAAGGCTTCTACGCTGAGCACAGCGAGCGCGGTTTCTTCGGTGAACTGGTTGCTTTCATGACTTCCGGTCCGGTTGTCGTTCAGGTGCTGGAAGGCGAAAACGCCATCGCTCGCAACCGTGAGCTGATGGGCGCTACCAACCCTAAAGAAGCTGCTGCCGGTACCATCCGCGCTGACTTCGCCGAGTCGATCGACGCCAACGCCGTTCACGGTTCGGACTCCGAAGCCGCTGCTGCTCGCGAAATCGCTTACTTTTTCTCCGCTACTGAAGTAACCACTCGCTAA
- the rlmN gene encoding 23S rRNA (adenine(2503)-C(2))-methyltransferase RlmN has product MTTSNGKTNLLGLTQPEMEKFFDSIGEKRFRAGQVMKWIHHFGVDDFDAMTNVSKALREKLKAVAEIRGPEVVSEDISSDGTRKWVVRVASGSCVETVYIPQGKRGTLCVSSQAGCALDCSFCSTGKQGFNSNLTAAEVIGQVWIANKSFGSVPATVDRAITNVVMMGMGEPLLNFDNVIAAMHLMMDDLGYGISKRRVTLSTSGVVPMIDELAKHIDVSLALSLHAPNDALRNQLVPINKKYPLKMLLESCQRYMSSLGEKRVLTIEYTLLKDVNDKVEHAVEMIELLKNIPCKINLIPFNPFPHSGYERPSNNAIRRFQDQLHHAGFNVTVRTTRGEDIDAACGQLVGQVLDRTRRSERYIAVRELNASDDVAQNAANSH; this is encoded by the coding sequence ATGACTACATCGAACGGCAAAACCAACCTGTTGGGCCTGACCCAGCCGGAAATGGAGAAATTCTTCGACTCGATCGGGGAGAAGCGTTTCCGTGCCGGCCAAGTGATGAAGTGGATTCACCACTTTGGCGTCGACGATTTCGACGCCATGACGAATGTCAGCAAGGCCTTGCGCGAAAAGCTCAAGGCAGTTGCTGAGATTCGCGGTCCGGAAGTGGTCAGCGAGGACATCTCCAGCGACGGCACCCGTAAGTGGGTGGTGCGCGTGGCGTCCGGCAGCTGCGTCGAGACCGTCTACATTCCCCAGGGCAAGCGCGGCACCTTGTGCGTTTCGTCCCAGGCAGGCTGTGCCCTGGATTGCAGTTTCTGCTCCACCGGCAAGCAAGGCTTCAACAGCAACCTCACCGCCGCCGAAGTGATCGGCCAGGTGTGGATTGCCAACAAATCCTTTGGCAGCGTCCCGGCGACCGTCGACCGTGCCATCACCAACGTGGTGATGATGGGCATGGGTGAGCCGCTGCTGAACTTCGACAACGTCATCGCCGCCATGCACCTGATGATGGATGACCTGGGCTATGGCATCTCCAAGCGCCGGGTGACCTTGTCCACCTCGGGCGTGGTGCCGATGATCGATGAGCTGGCCAAGCACATCGACGTCTCCCTGGCGCTGTCGCTGCACGCACCCAATGACGCATTGCGTAACCAATTGGTGCCGATCAACAAGAAGTATCCGCTTAAGATGCTGCTGGAGTCGTGCCAGCGCTACATGTCGTCCCTGGGCGAAAAGCGCGTACTGACCATCGAATACACCTTGCTCAAGGACGTGAACGACAAGGTCGAGCATGCGGTCGAGATGATCGAGTTGCTCAAGAACATCCCGTGCAAGATCAACCTGATCCCGTTCAACCCGTTCCCGCACTCCGGTTACGAGCGTCCGAGCAACAATGCGATTCGTCGCTTCCAGGATCAGCTTCATCATGCCGGCTTCAACGTCACTGTGCGCACCACCCGCGGCGAAGACATCGATGCCGCGTGTGGCCAATTGGTAGGACAGGTGCTGGATCGCACCCGTCGCAGCGAGCGCTACATTGCCGTGCGTGAATTGAACGCCAGCGACGATGTGGCGCAAAACGCTGCGAACAGTCACTAA
- the pilW gene encoding type IV pilus biogenesis/stability protein PilW — protein MSLRFALILLLAGLCTGCVLSGDYNPMKTSKGRDEARVAYVQLGIGYLQQGMTERAKVPLKKALELDSSDPDANAALALVFQAEMEPELADEHFRKALSGRPQDARILNNYGSFLFEQKRYKDAYERFEQAAADTLYPERSRVFENLGMTASKLGQRDLARQQLEKALRLNHQQPRALLEMAELSYEDRQYVPARDYYERFSLLSEQNARSLLLGVRLAHVFEDRDKAASYGLQLKRLYPGTPEYQQYLSEQ, from the coding sequence ATGTCCCTGCGCTTCGCGCTCATCTTGCTGTTGGCCGGGCTGTGCACCGGTTGTGTTCTGTCGGGTGACTACAACCCGATGAAAACCAGCAAGGGACGCGACGAGGCACGTGTGGCCTATGTGCAACTGGGCATCGGCTATTTGCAGCAGGGCATGACCGAACGGGCCAAGGTCCCGCTCAAGAAAGCCCTGGAGCTGGACAGTTCAGACCCTGACGCCAACGCGGCCTTGGCCCTGGTATTCCAGGCCGAGATGGAACCGGAACTGGCCGACGAGCATTTTCGCAAGGCGCTGTCCGGCCGCCCGCAGGATGCCCGGATCCTGAACAACTACGGCAGCTTCCTGTTCGAACAGAAGCGTTACAAGGACGCCTACGAGCGGTTTGAGCAGGCCGCCGCCGACACCCTTTATCCCGAGCGTTCGCGAGTTTTCGAGAACCTCGGCATGACGGCATCGAAACTCGGCCAGCGTGACCTGGCCCGCCAGCAGCTCGAAAAGGCGCTGCGGCTCAACCATCAGCAACCGCGCGCATTGCTGGAAATGGCTGAGTTGTCCTACGAAGACAGGCAATATGTGCCCGCCCGCGACTATTACGAACGTTTTAGCCTGCTGAGCGAGCAAAATGCACGTAGTCTATTGCTCGGCGTTCGGCTGGCACATGTGTTTGAAGATCGCGACAAGGCTGCCAGTTATGGCCTGCAACTAAAAAGACTCTATCCCGGTACGCCGGAATATCAGCAATACCTGTCGGAGCAATGA
- a CDS encoding RodZ family helix-turn-helix domain-containing protein: MKAAHPEVVAATRVNPGETLRQARESNGWSLAEVALKLNLTVASLGNLESGAFDKLPGHTFARGYIRAYAKLLGMDQTVLVQQFDQYTGSDAQGSNVHSLGRIEEPVRVSHTILRIVSLLLLIAVIGGGFVWWQDQASLRNKEPVAMNPEHVEVEGADGTTQIHPLDEPEDQAVMEGQAEGETALALPQGQDGADAEAGAEPVAPAPAPAAPITGSAPIATAPAAPTAPAPSVAAPATHAAPVVPAAPVAPVAPAAGEGQVQIQFIADCWTQVTDGNGKVLFSGLKRKGDSTSINGKPPFAVRLGYARGAQVSYNGQPVDIAPFTSGETARLKLGQ; encoded by the coding sequence ATGAAAGCGGCGCATCCTGAAGTTGTAGCAGCGACTCGCGTAAATCCCGGTGAGACCCTGCGTCAAGCCCGCGAAAGCAATGGTTGGTCGCTGGCCGAAGTGGCCCTCAAGCTCAATCTCACCGTGGCTTCCCTGGGCAATCTGGAAAGCGGCGCGTTCGACAAGCTGCCAGGGCATACCTTCGCCCGCGGGTACATCCGCGCCTATGCCAAATTGCTCGGCATGGACCAGACCGTGCTGGTCCAGCAATTCGATCAGTACACCGGTTCCGATGCCCAAGGCAGCAACGTGCACAGCCTGGGTCGCATCGAAGAGCCGGTGCGCGTTTCCCACACCATCTTGCGCATCGTCAGCCTGTTGTTGCTGATCGCGGTGATTGGTGGCGGTTTTGTCTGGTGGCAGGATCAGGCTTCCTTGCGCAACAAGGAACCGGTAGCCATGAACCCTGAGCACGTCGAAGTCGAAGGTGCCGACGGCACCACCCAGATCCATCCGTTGGACGAGCCGGAAGACCAGGCCGTCATGGAAGGCCAGGCCGAAGGCGAAACCGCTCTGGCGCTGCCTCAAGGCCAAGATGGCGCGGATGCCGAAGCTGGCGCCGAGCCGGTTGCTCCTGCACCTGCTCCGGCTGCCCCGATCACCGGCAGCGCGCCGATTGCCACGGCACCTGCCGCGCCGACCGCGCCAGCGCCGAGCGTGGCTGCGCCTGCGACCCACGCCGCTCCAGTCGTTCCGGCAGCGCCAGTGGCTCCGGTGGCGCCTGCCGCTGGTGAAGGCCAGGTACAGATTCAATTTATCGCCGATTGCTGGACGCAAGTCACCGACGGCAACGGCAAGGTGCTGTTCAGTGGCCTCAAGCGCAAGGGCGATAGCACCTCCATCAACGGCAAGCCGCCCTTTGCCGTGCGCCTGGGTTATGCCCGTGGCGCGCAGGTCAGCTACAACGGCCAGCCGGTCGACATCGCTCCGTTCACCAGTGGCGAGACCGCTCGCCTGAAGTTGGGTCAATAA
- the ispG gene encoding flavodoxin-dependent (E)-4-hydroxy-3-methylbut-2-enyl-diphosphate synthase → MHGESPIKRRESRKIWVGNVPVGGDAPIAVQSMTNSDTNDVAATVAQINRLEAAGVDIVRVSVPDMDAAEAFGKIKQLVKVPLVADIHFDYRIALRVAELGVDCLRINPGNIGREDRVRAVVDAARDRGIPIRIGVNAGSLEKDLQKKYGEPTPAALVESALRHVEHLERLNFQDFKVSVKASDVFMAVEAYRLLAKEIVQPLHLGITEAGGLRSGTVKSAVGLGMLLAEGIGDTIRISLAADPVEEVKVGYDILKSLHLRSRGINFIACPSCSRQNFDVVKTMNELEGRLEDLLVPLDVAVIGCVVNGPGEAKEAHIGLTGGTPNLIYIDGKPSQKLTNDNLVDELERLIRQKAAEKVEADAAVIARG, encoded by the coding sequence ATGCACGGCGAATCTCCAATCAAACGTCGCGAGTCCCGCAAGATCTGGGTGGGTAACGTGCCTGTCGGCGGCGATGCGCCTATCGCTGTGCAGAGCATGACCAACAGCGACACCAACGACGTGGCCGCCACGGTCGCGCAGATCAATCGCCTGGAAGCCGCCGGTGTCGACATCGTGCGGGTTTCGGTGCCGGACATGGACGCCGCCGAGGCGTTCGGCAAGATCAAACAGTTGGTCAAGGTGCCGCTGGTGGCCGACATCCATTTCGACTACCGCATTGCCCTGCGCGTGGCCGAGCTGGGTGTGGACTGCCTGCGCATCAACCCGGGCAACATCGGTCGCGAAGACCGCGTACGCGCCGTGGTGGATGCTGCCCGCGACCGTGGCATTCCGATCCGTATCGGTGTGAACGCCGGTTCCCTGGAAAAAGACCTGCAAAAGAAATACGGCGAACCGACCCCGGCTGCGCTGGTGGAGTCGGCCCTGCGCCATGTCGAGCACCTCGAACGCCTGAATTTCCAGGACTTCAAGGTCAGCGTGAAGGCTTCCGACGTGTTCATGGCCGTTGAAGCCTACCGCTTGCTGGCCAAGGAAATCGTCCAGCCACTGCACCTGGGCATCACTGAAGCCGGTGGGTTGCGTTCGGGCACGGTGAAATCCGCCGTCGGCCTCGGTATGCTGCTCGCCGAAGGGATTGGCGATACCATCCGCATCTCGTTGGCGGCTGATCCGGTCGAGGAAGTGAAAGTCGGCTACGACATTCTCAAATCTCTGCACCTGCGTTCCCGTGGGATCAACTTCATCGCCTGCCCGAGCTGCTCGCGGCAGAACTTCGATGTGGTCAAGACCATGAACGAGCTGGAAGGGCGCCTCGAAGACCTGCTGGTGCCGCTGGATGTCGCGGTGATCGGTTGCGTGGTCAACGGGCCGGGCGAAGCCAAGGAGGCCCATATCGGCCTGACTGGCGGTACGCCGAACCTGATTTACATCGACGGCAAGCCGTCGCAGAAACTGACGAATGACAATCTGGTGGATGAGCTGGAAAGGCTGATCCGCCAGAAAGCGGCCGAAAAGGTCGAAGCCGACGCAGCGGTCATCGCACGCGGCTGA